In Drosophila simulans strain w501 chromosome X, Prin_Dsim_3.1, whole genome shotgun sequence, one DNA window encodes the following:
- the LOC6740197 gene encoding uncharacterized protein LOC6740197 produces MPNSSVISRVNAGLARCLTHHRRLCRGIAELDRLIHNDDFLKDPRTQWLLHQRRQTEEDQANADSRVSPLGRMGCEMGRLVGRSKINLSPQSRKNNLVVTRTFCQILQVENSTPRKQSGPMPAPTPLPSPERRQSLMFCASLPRP; encoded by the exons ATGCCAAATTCGTCAGTGATCAGCAGGGTGAACGCGGGATTGGCTCGCTGTTTGACCCACCACCGGAGATTGTGTCGCGGCATTGCCGAGCTGGACCGTCTCATCCACAACGATGATTTCTTGAAGGATCCCAGGACGCAGTGGCTGCTCCATCAGCGGCGTCAAACGGAGGAGGACCAGGCGAATGCAGATTCTAGGGTCAGTCCGTTGGGCAGAATGGGTTGTGAAATGGGTCGTCTGGTGGGTAGGTCCAAGATAAATCTGTCCCCACAATCCCGAAAG AATAATCTCGTCGTGACCCGGACCTTTTGCCAAATCCTCCAAGTTGAAAACTCCACACCCCGAAAGCAGTCAGGTCCAATGCCGGCTCCAACTCCACTGCCATCGCCAGAAAGAAGACAGAGTCTCATGTTCTGCGCTAGCCTGCCCCGTCCTTAG